In a single window of the Rhinolophus ferrumequinum isolate MPI-CBG mRhiFer1 chromosome 21, mRhiFer1_v1.p, whole genome shotgun sequence genome:
- the CHD3 gene encoding chromodomain-helicase-DNA-binding protein 3 isoform X10 yields MASPLRDEEEEEEEMVVSEEEEEEEEEGDEEEEEVEAAEEDYEEDDDEGVLGRRPGHDRGRDRHSPPGCHLFPPPPPPPPPLPPPPPPPPPPPDKDDIRLLPSALGVKKRKRGPKKQKENKPGKPRKRKKLDSEEEFGSERDEYREKSESGGSEYGTGPGRKRRRKHREKKEKKTKRRKKGEGDGGQKVEQKSSATLLLTWGLEDVEHVYSEEDYHTLTNYKAFSQFMRPLIAKKNPKIPMSKMMTILGAKWREFSANNPFKGSAAAVAAAAAAAAAAVAEQVSAAVSPATPIAPPGPPTLPAPPAADIQPPPIRRAKTKEGKGPGHKRRSKSPRVPDGRKKLRGKKMAPLKIKLGLLGGKRKKGGSYVFQSDEGPEAEAEESDLDSGSVHSASGRPDGPIRTKKLKRGRPGRKKKKVLGCPAVAGEEEVDGYETDHQDYCEVCQQGGEIILCDTCPRAYHLVCLDPELDRAPEGKWSCPHCEKEGVQWEAKEEEEEYEEEGEEEGEKEEEDDHMEYCRVCKDGGELLCCDACISSYHIHCLNPPLPDIPNGEWLCPRCTCPVLKGRVQKILHWRWGEPPVAMPAPPQADGNPDAPPPRPLQGRSEREFFVKWVGLSYWHCSWAKELQLEIFHLVMYRNYQRKNDMDEPPPLDYGSGEDDGKSDKRKVKDPHYAEMEEKYYRFGIKPEWMTVHRIINHSVDKKGNYHYLVKWRDLPYDQSTWEEDEMNIPEYEDHKQSYWRHRELIMGEDPAQPRKYKKKKKELQGDGPPSSPTNDPTVKYETQPRFITATGGTLHMYQLEGLNWLRFSWAQGTDTILADEMGLGKTIQTIVFLYSLYKEGHTKGPFLVSAPLSTIINWEREFQMWAPKFYVVTYTGDKDSRAIIRENEFSFEDNAIKGGKKAFKMKREAQVKFHVLLTSYELITIDQAALGSIRWACLVVDEAHRLKNNQSKFFRVLNGYKIDHKLLLTGTPLQNNLEELFHLLNFLTPERFNNLEGFLEEFADISKEDQIKKLHDLLGPHMLRRLKADVFKNMPAKTELIVRVELSPMQKKYYKYILTRNFEALNSRGGGNQVSLLNIMMDLKKCCNHPYLFPVAAMESPKLPSGAYEGGALIKASGKLMLLQKMLRKLKEQGHRVLIFSQMTKMLDLLEDFLDYEGYKYERIDGGITGALRQEAIDRFNAPGAQQFCFLLSTRAGGLGINLATADTVIIFDSDWNPHNDIQAFSRAHRIGQANKVMIYRFVTRASVEERITQVAKRKMMLTHLVVRPGLGSKAGSMSKQELDDILKFGTEELFKDENEGENKEEDSSVIHYDNEAIARLLDRNQDATEDTDVQNMNEYLSSFKVAQYVVREEDKIEEIEREIIKQEENVDPDYWEKLLRHHYEQQQEDLARNLGKGKRVRKQVNYNDAAQEDQDNQSEYSVGSEEEDEDFDERPEGRRQSKRQLRNEKDKPLPPLLARVGGNIEVLGFNTRQRKAFLNAVMRWGMPPQDAFTTQWLVRDLRGKTEKEFKAYVSLFMRHLCEPGADGSETFADGVPREGLSRQQVLTRIGVMSLVKKKVQEFEHINGRWSMPELMPDPSADSKRSSRASSPTKTSPTTPEASATNSPCTSKPATPAPSEKGDGMRTPLEKEEAENQEKPEKNSKTGEKIETEADTPSPALSFGERLEPRKIPLEDEVPGVPGEMEPEPGYRGDREKSATESTPGERGEEKPLDGQEHRERPEGETGDLGKRAEDVKGDRELRPGPPRDEPRSNGRREEKAEKPRFMFNIADGGFTELHTLWQNEERAAISSGKLNEIWHRRHDYWLLAGIVLHGYARWQDIQNDAQFAIINEPFKTEANKGNFLEMKNKFLARRFKLLEQALVIEEQLRRAAYLNLSQEPAHPAMALHARFAEAECLAESHQHLSKESLAGNKPANAVLHKVLNQLEELLSDMKADVTRLPATLSRIPPIAARLQMSERSILSRLASKGTEPHPTPAFPPGPYATPPGYGAAFSAAPVGALAAAGANYSQMPAGSFITAATNGPPVLVKKEKEMVGALVSDGLDRKEPRAGEVICIDD; encoded by the exons ATGGCTTCCCCTCTGagggacgaggaggaggaggaggaggagatggtggtgtcggaggaggaagaagaggaggaagaagagggcgacgaggaggaggaggaggtggaggcggCCGAAGAGGACTATGAGGAGGACGACGACGAGGGAGTACTCGGGCGCCGGCCGGGCCACGACCGGGGCCGCGACCGCCACAGCCCCCCCGGCTGCCACCTcttcccgccgccgccgccgccgccgccgcctctgcccccgccgccgccgccgccgccccctccGCCAG ATAAGGACGACATTCGGCTGCTGCCTTCAGCATTGGGTGTGAAGAAGAGAAAACGAGGACCCAAGAAGCAGAAGGAGAACAAGCCAGGAAAACCCCGAAAACGCAAGAAGCTT gaCAGTGAGGAGGAATTTGGCTCTGAGCGAGATGAGTACCGGGAGAAGTCAGAGAGTGGAGGCAGTGAATATGGAACCGGACCAGGTCGGAAAAGGAGACGGAAGCACcgagaaaaaaaggagaagaagacaAAGCGGcggaaaaagggggagggagatggaggaCAAAAG GTAGAACAGAAGTCATCGGCAACTCTGCTTCTGACCTGGGGCCTCGAGGACGTGGAGCATGTGTACTCTGAGGAGGATTACCACACACTCACCAACTACAAAGCCTTTAGCCAGTTCATGAG GCCCCTAATTGCTAAGAAGAATCCTAAGATCCCAATGTCTAAAATGATGACCATCCTTGGGGCCAAGTGGAGAGAGTTCAGCGCCAATAACCCCTTCAAGGGGTCGGCAGCTGCTGTCGCAGCAGCGGCCGCAGCAGCGGCTGCAGCTGTAGCTGAGCAGGTGTCAGCTGCTGTCTCACCGGCCACCCCCATAGCACCGCCCGGACCCCCCACCCTTCCAGCGCCCCCTGCTGCTGATATCCAGCCCCCACCCATCCGAAGAGCCAAAACCAAAGAGGGCAAAG GTCCAGGCCATAAGAGGCGGAGTAAGAGCCCCCGAGTACCTGATGGACGCAAGAAGCTTCGGGGAAAGAAGATGGCACCACTCAAAATCAAACTAGGGCTGCTGGGTggcaagaggaagaagggaggctCG TATGTTTTTCAGAGTGATGAGGGACCTGAAGCAGAGGCCGAGGAGTCAGATCTGGACAGTGGTAGTGTCCACAGTGCCTCAGGCCGGCCTGATGGCCCTATCCGAACCAAGAAACTAAAGAGAGGCCGgccaggaaggaaaaagaagaaag TCCTGGGCTGTCCTGCAGTGGCCGGGGAGGAGGAGGTTGATGGCTACGAGACGGATCACCAGGATTACTGTGAGGTGTGCCAGCAGGGTGGGGAAATTATTCTGTGCGACACCTGCCCTCGTGCCTACCACCTCGTCTGCCTTGATCCTGAGCTTGACCGGGCTCCAGAGGGCAAATGGAGTTGCCCCCACTGT GAGAAGGAGGGGGTACAATGGGAGgctaaggaggaggaggaagaatacgaagaggaaggagaggaagaaggggagaaggaggaagaagacgaTCACATGGAATACTGCCGCGTGTGCAAGGATGGCGGGGAGCTCTTGTGCTGTGATGCTTGCATCTCCTCCTACCACATTCATTGTCTGAACCCGCCCCTGCCCGACATCCCCAACGGTGAATGGCTGTGTCCCCGATGCACA TGTCCTGTGCTGAAAGGCCGTGTGCAGAAGATCCTGCATTGGCGATGGGGGGAGCCCCCAGTGGCAATGCCAGCCCCCCCACAGGCAGATGGGAATCCGGATGCCCCACCTCCTCGTCCTCTTCAAGGCAGATCAGAGAGAGAATTCTTTGTCAAGTGGGTAGGACTGTCGTACTGGCACTGCTCCTGGGCCAAGGAGCTTCAG CTGGAAATCTTCCACTTGGTAATGTACCGAAACTACCAACGGAAGAATGACATGGATGAGCCCCCACCCCTGGACTATGGCTCTGGTGAGGACGATGGGAAGAGTGACAAGCGCAAGGTGAAAGATCCGCACTATGCCGAGATGGAGGAGAAGTACTATCGTTTTGGCATCAAGCCAGAGTGGATGACCGTCCACCGTATTATCAACCACAG TGTGGATAAAAAGGGGAATTACCACTATCTAGTAAAATGGAGGGACTTGCCATATGACCAGTCCACCTGGGAGGAAGATGAAATGAACATCCCTGAATATGAAGACCACAAGCAAAGCTACTGGAGACACCG GGAACTCATTATGGGGGAGGACCCCGCCCAGCCCCGCAAgtataagaagaagaagaaggagctACAGGGTGATGGGCCTCCCAGTTCTCCTACTAATGAT CCTACAGTGAAATATGAGACTCAGCCACGGTTTATCACAGCCACTGGAGGCACACTGCACATGTATCAGCTGGAAGGGTTGAATTGGCTACGCTTCTCATGGGCCCAGGGCACTGACACCATTCTGGCTGATGAGATGGGTCTGGGCAAGACCATACAGACCATCGTCTTCCTCTACTCACTCTATAAGGAG GGCCACACAAAAGGTCCTTTCCTGGTGAGTGCCCCACTCTCTACCATCATTAACTGGGAGCGAGAGTTCCAGATGTGGGCACCCAAGTTCTACGTGGTGACATACACGGGTGACAAGGACAGCCGGGCCATCATTCGTGAGAATGAGTTTTCCTTTGAAGACAACGCCATCAAAGGTGGCAAGAAAGCTTTTAAGATGAAG AGGGAGGCACAGGTGAAGTTCCACGTTCTCCTGACATCGTATGAGCTGATCACCATTGATCAGGCAGCACTTGGCTCCATCCGTTGGGCCTGCCTCGTGGTAGATGAGGCCCATCGGCTCAAAAACAACCAGTCCAAG tttttcagGGTCCTCAATGGCTACAAGATAGATCATAAGTTGCTGCTGACAGGGACTCCATTGCAAAATAATCTGGAGGAGCTCTTCCATCTGTTGAACTTCCTCACCCCAGAGAGATTTAA CAAcctggagggcttcctggaggagtttGCTGACATATCCAAAGAAGACCAGATTAAAAAACTGCATGATTTGCTGGGGCCACATATGCTACGTAGGCTCAAGGCTGATGTCTTTAAGAACATGCCAGCCAAGACAGAGCTCATCGTTCGAGTGGAGCTAAGCCCCATGCAAAA AAAATACTACAAGTATATCCTGACTCGAAATTTTGAGGCCCTGAATTCCCGAGGCGGTGGGAACCAAGTGTCGCTGCTTAACATCATGATGGATCTTAAGAAGTGCTGCAACCATCCATACCTCTTTCCTGTGGCTGCTATG GAGTCCCCAAAACTCCCCAGTGGGGCCTATGAGGGTGGGGCACTTATTAAGGCATCCGGGAAGCTCATGCTGCTGCAGAAGATGCTACGGAAGCTGAAGGAGCAAGGACACAGAGTGCTCATCTTCTCACAG ATGACCAAGATGTTAGACTTGCTAGAGGATTTCCTAGACTATGAAGGCTACAAGTACGAGCGCATTGATGGTGGCATCACTGGTGCCCTGAGGCAGGAGGCCATCGATCGATTTAATG CTCCTGGagcccagcaattctgcttcCTCCTGTCCACCCGAGCTGGGGGCTTGGGCATCAATCTGGCCACTGCTGACACTGTCATCATCTTCGATTCTGACTGGAACCCCCATAATGACATCCAG GCTTTTAGCCGTGCTCATCGGATCGGCCAGGCCAACAAAGTGATGATTTACCGGTTTGTGACTCGCGCATCAGTGGAAGAGCGAATCACACAAGTGGCCAAGAGAAAGATGATGCTGACACATCTGGTGGTACGGCCCGGGCTGGGCTCCAAAGCGGGCTCCATGTCTAAGCAGGAGCTGGATGACATCCTCAAATTTGGCACTGAGGAACTATTTAAGGATGAAAACGAGG GGGAGAATAAGGAGGAGGACAGCAGTGTGATTCATTATGACAATGAGGCCATCGCTCGGCTGTTGGACCGGAACCAGGATGCAACTGAGGACACTGACGTGCAGAACATGAACGAATATCTCAGTTCTTTCAAGGTGGCCCAGTATGTGGTGCGGGAGGAAGACAAG ATTGAGGAGATCGAACGAGAGATCATCAAGCAGGAGGAGAACGTGGATCCTGACTACTGGGAGAAGCTGCTGAGGCATCACTATGAGCAACAGCAGGAAGACCTAGCCCGGAATCTCGGCAAGGGCAAGCGGGTTCGAAAGCAAGTCAACTACAATGACGCTGCTCAGGAGGACCAAG ATAACCAGTCAGAGTACTCAGTGGGATCAGAAGAGGAGGATGAAGACTTTGATGAACGTCCTGAAG GGCGTCGACAGTCAAAGAGGCAGCTCCGGAATGAAAAGGATAAGCCACTGCCTCCACTGCTGGCTCGAGTTGGGGGCAACATTGAG GTGTTGGGATTCAATACCCGTCAGCGGAAGGCTTTCCTCAATGCTGTCATGCGCTGGGGGATGCCACCGCAGGATGCTTTCACCACTCAGTGGCTGGTGCGGGACCTAAGAGGCAAGACGGAGAAGGAGTTCAA GGCCTATGTGTCTTTGTTCATGCGCCATCTTTGTGAGCCCGGGGCAGATGGCTCTGAAACGTTTGCTGACGGGGTCCCTCGGGAGGGCCTGAGTCGCCAGCAAGTGTTGACGCGCATTGGAGTCATGTCTCTCGTCAAGAAGAAG GTGCAGGAGTTTGAGCACATCAATGGGCGCTGGTCGATGCCTGAGCTGATGCCCGATCCCAGTGCTGACTCAAAGCGCTCCTCCAGAGCTTCCTCTCCTACTAAAACATCTCCCACAACCCCTGAGGCTTCCGCTACAAACAGTCCTTGCACCTCTAAACCTG CTACTCCAGCTCCAAGTGAGAAAGGAGATGGCATGAGGACACCACTTGAGAAGGAAGAAGCTGAAAACCAGGAGAAGCCAGAGAAGAATAGCAAAACTGGGGAGAAGATAGAGACAGAG GCTGatacccccagcccagccctatCGTTCGGAGAGCGACTAGAGCCAAGGAAGATTCCTCTAGAGGATGAGGTGCCAGGGGTACCTGGAGAGATGGAGCCTGAACCTGGGTACCGGGGGGACAGAGAGAAGTCAG CCACAGAGTCGACgccaggagagagaggggaggagaagccGTTGGATGGACAGGAACACAGGGAGAGGCCGGAGGGGGAAACGGGGGATTTGGGCAAGAGAG CAGAAGATGTAAAAGGGGACCGAGAGCTTCGACCTGGTCCTCCTCGAGACGAGCCACGGTCCAATGGGCGACGtgaggagaaggcagagaagcCGCGGTTCATGTTCAATATTGCAGACGGTGGCTTCACAG AGCTTCACACACTGTGGCAGAATGAGGAACGGGCAGCTATTTCCTCGGGGAAACTCAATGAGATCTGGCACCGAAGACATGACTATTGGCTTCTGGCTGGGATTGTCCT CCATGGCTACGCACGATGGCAGGACATCCAGAATGATGCTCAGTTTGCCATTATCAATGAGCCATTTAAAACTGAAGCCAATAAGGGGAACTTTCTGGAGATGAAAAATAAGTTTCTGGCCCGGAGATTCAAG CTCCTGGAGCAGGCGCTGGTGATTGAGGAGCAGCTTCGGCGGGCGGCCTACCTGAACCTCTCGCAGGAGCCGGCGCACCCCGCCATGGCCCTCCACGCCCGCTTTGCCGAGGCCGAGTGCCTGGCTGAGAGCCACCAGCACCTCTCCAAGGAGTCGCTGGCAGGGAACAAGCCAGCCAACGCCGTACTGCACAAGG TTCTGAACCAGCTGGAGGAGTTGCTGAGCGACATGAAGGCAGACGTGACCCGCCTGCCAGCCACGCTGTCCCGAATACCCCCCATCGCAGCCCGCCTTCAGATGTCCGAGCGCAGCATCCTCAGCCGGCTGGCCAGCAAGGGCACAGAACCTCACCCCACACCG GCCTTCCCCCCGGGTCCCTACGCTACACCTCCGGGGTACGGGGCAGCCTTCAGCGCCGCTCCCGTAGGGGCCCTGGCCGCCGCAGGCGCCAATTACAGCCAGATGCCTGCAGGGTCCTTCATCACAG CCGCCACCAACGGCCCTCCAGTGCTggtgaagaaggagaaggaaatggtGGGGGCGTTGGTGTCAGACGGGCTGGATCGGAAGGAGCCCCGAGCCGGGGAGGTGATCTGTATAGACGACTGA